A single Corynebacterium stationis DNA region contains:
- the glpK gene encoding glycerol kinase GlpK, which translates to MGKQRFVAAIDQGTTSTRCIIVDHEGQICASAQFEHKQIMPRQGWVEHDATEIWYNARRAVSAAMVDVDGSPEDFVALGITNQRETAVVWDKQTGKPIYNAIVWQDTRTSHALNPDDKWLDRTGLLANSYPAGPKIAWILDNVEGARERAENGELLAGTIDTWLLWHLTGGARGDQGKKALHLTDVTNASRTLLMDIRTLQWDEELCKEVGVPLSILPEIRPSIGDFGHVRAADSLARVPITGVLGDQQAALFGQAAFEEGEAKNTYGTGLFMLLNTGEQPRWSGNGLLTTVAFQCEGQKPVYALEGSVAVGGSLIQWLRDQLGIIPNATSSEKIAAKDNGGVYVVPAFSGLFAPRWRPDARGVIVGLTRFADRTHIVRAALEATCFQTREVVEAMEADSGIELTALHVDGGMVANELLMQLQADILDTEVIRPREIETTALGAAFAAGLGQGFWEDLKSLGELVATDKCWTPNMDTKERDRLYTEWNKAVERTFNWED; encoded by the coding sequence ATGGGAAAGCAACGCTTCGTCGCTGCTATTGATCAAGGCACTACATCAACACGGTGCATTATTGTTGACCATGAAGGACAAATTTGTGCCTCCGCGCAGTTTGAGCATAAGCAAATCATGCCGCGTCAAGGTTGGGTGGAGCACGATGCGACGGAGATTTGGTACAACGCCCGCCGTGCTGTGTCCGCGGCAATGGTGGATGTGGATGGTTCCCCCGAAGACTTTGTTGCCCTAGGAATCACCAACCAACGAGAAACCGCCGTGGTATGGGATAAGCAAACCGGAAAACCAATCTATAACGCGATTGTGTGGCAAGATACGCGCACTTCACACGCCCTTAACCCGGATGATAAATGGTTGGATCGCACTGGTCTTCTTGCTAACTCTTATCCCGCTGGTCCGAAGATTGCATGGATCCTCGATAATGTTGAGGGCGCGCGCGAGCGCGCTGAGAATGGCGAGCTTCTTGCCGGCACTATCGATACCTGGCTGCTATGGCACCTCACCGGCGGTGCTCGTGGGGATCAGGGCAAGAAGGCTTTGCACCTCACCGACGTCACTAATGCTTCGCGCACCTTGCTCATGGATATTCGTACCCTGCAGTGGGATGAGGAGCTGTGCAAAGAAGTCGGCGTGCCGCTGTCGATTCTGCCGGAGATTCGTCCTAGCATTGGCGACTTTGGACACGTACGCGCAGCTGACTCTTTGGCCAGAGTCCCGATTACTGGTGTGCTCGGCGACCAGCAAGCCGCACTTTTCGGCCAGGCCGCTTTTGAAGAGGGCGAAGCTAAAAACACTTATGGCACAGGCCTGTTCATGCTGCTTAATACCGGTGAACAACCCCGCTGGTCAGGCAATGGATTGCTCACTACCGTAGCTTTCCAGTGCGAAGGGCAAAAGCCGGTCTACGCATTAGAAGGCTCAGTCGCGGTGGGCGGGTCACTTATTCAGTGGCTGCGTGACCAGCTGGGTATCATTCCAAATGCCACGTCCAGTGAAAAGATCGCAGCGAAAGACAACGGCGGAGTCTATGTTGTCCCTGCATTCTCCGGCCTGTTCGCGCCTCGCTGGCGTCCCGATGCCCGAGGCGTTATCGTCGGGTTGACGCGTTTTGCCGACCGCACCCATATTGTCCGCGCTGCCCTAGAGGCAACGTGTTTCCAAACCCGCGAAGTTGTTGAAGCCATGGAAGCTGATTCCGGTATTGAGCTCACCGCGCTGCACGTTGACGGCGGCATGGTGGCCAATGAACTGCTCATGCAGCTACAAGCTGACATCTTAGACACAGAAGTCATTCGTCCGCGTGAGATTGAAACCACGGCGCTCGGTGCTGCTTTTGCTGCCGGTCTGGGCCAAGGCTTCTGGGAAGACTTGAAGTCGTTGGGGGAACTAGTAGCTACGGATAAGTGCTGGACCCCGAATATGGACACTAAAGAACGCGACCGACTTTATACCGAGTGGAACAAAGCAGTCGAGCGTACTTTTAACTGGGAAGACTAG
- a CDS encoding Cof-type HAD-IIB family hydrolase has protein sequence MDAPKFIASDIDGTFLNPDHRVVPRNRDVVTRAVEDGAKFALATGRPHRWIQPILEQIPLRPLCVTSNGAVVYDSDQDRILRAIEMDSAAMNEIVTTVQEIMARHGEVSFAVERAGVSSNDPLDTLYVVDEIYAEQAPFEGFGVAPVHGVVGQPAVKLIIRNPDMQSQELFDLINPHVDPDVAHVTFSIPDGMLEVAAPGITKEIGVAFLASHYGIAQKDVIAFGDMPNDIEMLQWAGLGVAMANADQAVKDAADMVTVSNAEAGVAHVLERWF, from the coding sequence ATGGATGCTCCGAAGTTTATTGCCTCGGATATTGATGGAACCTTCCTAAACCCGGATCACCGAGTAGTTCCGCGCAACCGCGACGTCGTTACCCGCGCGGTGGAAGACGGCGCGAAATTTGCTTTGGCTACAGGACGCCCTCATCGCTGGATTCAACCAATTCTGGAACAGATTCCGCTTCGCCCATTATGCGTAACGTCCAATGGTGCGGTGGTCTATGACTCTGACCAAGATCGGATTTTGCGCGCCATTGAAATGGATTCTGCCGCCATGAATGAGATTGTCACCACCGTGCAAGAAATTATGGCGCGCCACGGGGAGGTTTCCTTCGCTGTGGAGCGCGCGGGCGTTTCTTCAAACGATCCGTTGGACACATTGTATGTGGTCGATGAAATCTATGCTGAGCAGGCACCTTTCGAAGGCTTCGGTGTAGCGCCAGTGCACGGTGTGGTTGGCCAGCCAGCGGTGAAGCTGATCATCCGCAATCCTGACATGCAGTCGCAGGAACTCTTCGATCTCATTAATCCGCATGTGGATCCTGATGTCGCGCATGTAACCTTCTCCATTCCGGACGGAATGTTGGAAGTTGCTGCTCCTGGAATCACCAAAGAAATCGGCGTGGCATTCCTCGCCAGCCACTATGGTATTGCGCAAAAGGATGTTATTGCTTTTGGCGATATGCCCAATGACATTGAGATGCTGCAGTGGGCAGGGCTTGGTGTTGCGATGGCGAATGCCGACCAGGCGGTGAAAGACGCTGCCGATATGGTGACGGTTTCTAATGCTGAAGCGGGTGTAGCGCATGTCCTTGAACGGTGGTTCTGA
- a CDS encoding lysophospholipid acyltransferase family protein encodes MVNSNTALELRDRIFWVPVDLERLPPHKERTERLYAGIVSLARNIMQAQGLRITVLGAENIPADGGAVLAMNHTSYYDFILGGVPAYLRGKRMVRFMAKKEIFGNSFIEWLGKKMKHIPVDRSAGGSSISVAVDSIKEGNLVGIFPEATISRSFEIKDMKNGAARIANAADAPLLPMVCWGSHRIYPKGGVKNLGRSKTPIIMMVGEAIPTSGDADKDIDALYFAMKSMLEQARQLYDERYGPFEDGLAWRPASMNGAAPSLEEANRMDAADRAARAARKAKEAEQKAAKDARKQEDKLAKRAQKQLKKMAMRARKEQQ; translated from the coding sequence ATGGTTAATTCGAATACCGCGCTCGAGCTGCGCGACCGCATTTTCTGGGTGCCTGTTGACTTAGAACGTCTGCCGCCCCATAAAGAGCGGACAGAACGTCTTTACGCGGGCATTGTTTCGCTTGCACGAAACATCATGCAAGCACAAGGGCTGCGCATTACCGTGTTGGGCGCGGAGAATATCCCTGCCGATGGTGGCGCGGTCTTAGCGATGAACCACACCAGCTATTATGACTTCATTTTAGGTGGTGTACCTGCGTATTTGCGCGGCAAGCGCATGGTGCGGTTTATGGCAAAGAAGGAAATCTTCGGCAACTCCTTCATCGAGTGGCTAGGCAAAAAGATGAAGCACATTCCTGTGGATAGGTCTGCTGGTGGTTCATCGATAAGCGTTGCGGTGGACAGCATCAAAGAGGGCAACCTCGTCGGCATTTTCCCAGAAGCTACTATTTCGCGTTCTTTTGAAATTAAGGACATGAAAAACGGGGCTGCGCGCATCGCAAATGCTGCCGATGCTCCGTTGCTACCTATGGTGTGCTGGGGCTCGCATCGCATCTACCCCAAGGGCGGAGTGAAAAACCTGGGGCGCTCGAAGACGCCGATCATCATGATGGTGGGGGAAGCAATTCCCACTAGCGGTGATGCCGACAAAGATATTGACGCGCTGTACTTTGCCATGAAATCCATGTTGGAGCAGGCACGCCAGCTTTACGATGAACGCTACGGCCCTTTCGAAGACGGCCTTGCCTGGCGTCCAGCGTCCATGAATGGTGCTGCGCCTTCGTTGGAGGAAGCCAACCGGATGGATGCGGCAGACCGCGCTGCCCGTGCGGCGCGAAAAGCCAAAGAGGCAGAGCAAAAAGCTGCTAAAGACGCACGCAAGCAAGAAGATAAGCTAGCCAAGCGTGCGCAAAAACAATTGAAGAAGATGGCTATGAGGGCGCGGAAGGAACAACAATAA
- the serS gene encoding serine--tRNA ligase: protein MIDLKFLRESPDVVRASQVTRGEDPQLVDQLLEADAARRSAILAADELRAEQKAFGKKIGQASPEERPALLEGSNELKEKVKQAEESQRAAEEHVETLQYKLSNVVEGAPAGGEDDFVVLDHYGTKPQFDFEPKDHLELGESLGLIDTKRGAKIGGARFYYLTGDGAFLQLSMMLLAAQKARAAGFTLMIPPVLVRPEIMAGTGFLGDHSDEIYYLERDDLYLVGTSEVALAGYHKDEIIDLSNGPIQYAGWSSCFRREAGSHGKDTRGILRVHQFDKVEMFTYCKPEDAEKQHQQLLAMEREMLDAMNLHYRVIDVAGGDLGASAARKFDTEAWVPTQDAYRELTSTSNCTTFQARRLQTRYRDENGKTQIAATLNGTLATTRWLVAILENNQQADGSVVIPEALRPMMGKDILEPIK from the coding sequence GTGATTGATCTTAAATTCCTCCGTGAATCCCCTGACGTCGTCCGTGCCTCACAGGTCACCCGTGGTGAGGACCCGCAGCTTGTTGATCAGCTGCTGGAAGCAGATGCTGCACGTCGATCTGCGATCTTAGCTGCCGATGAGCTGCGTGCAGAGCAAAAAGCTTTCGGCAAGAAGATCGGTCAAGCATCTCCGGAGGAGCGTCCAGCACTGCTGGAAGGCTCAAATGAGCTTAAAGAAAAGGTCAAGCAGGCCGAAGAATCCCAGCGTGCTGCCGAAGAGCACGTAGAAACCCTGCAGTACAAGCTCTCCAACGTTGTTGAGGGCGCACCTGCCGGCGGCGAAGATGACTTCGTGGTCTTGGACCACTACGGCACAAAGCCGCAGTTCGACTTTGAGCCTAAGGACCACTTGGAGCTGGGCGAATCCTTAGGACTTATTGACACCAAGCGCGGTGCGAAAATCGGTGGCGCGCGTTTTTACTACCTCACCGGTGATGGTGCTTTCTTGCAGCTGAGCATGATGCTTCTCGCTGCGCAAAAGGCCCGCGCTGCTGGATTCACTCTGATGATTCCACCAGTGCTGGTACGTCCAGAAATCATGGCTGGTACTGGTTTCTTGGGTGACCACTCGGATGAAATCTACTACCTAGAACGCGATGACTTGTACCTTGTTGGTACCTCTGAGGTGGCACTTGCGGGCTACCACAAAGATGAAATCATCGACCTTTCCAATGGTCCAATTCAGTACGCGGGCTGGTCTTCGTGCTTCCGTCGTGAAGCTGGTTCCCACGGCAAGGACACCCGCGGTATCTTGCGCGTGCACCAGTTCGACAAGGTGGAAATGTTTACCTACTGCAAGCCTGAGGATGCGGAAAAGCAGCACCAGCAATTGCTGGCCATGGAGCGCGAGATGCTCGATGCTATGAATCTGCACTACCGAGTCATTGATGTTGCCGGTGGTGACTTGGGCGCATCAGCTGCACGCAAGTTCGACACCGAAGCGTGGGTTCCAACCCAGGATGCTTACCGCGAGCTGACCTCGACCTCGAACTGCACCACCTTCCAAGCGCGTCGTCTGCAAACTCGCTACCGTGATGAAAACGGCAAGACCCAGATTGCTGCGACCCTCAACGGCACTTTGGCGACTACCCGCTGGCTGGTTGCAATTCTGGAAAATAACCAGCAGGCTGATGGCTCTGTTGTTATCCCAGAAGCACTGCGTCCAATGATGGGCAAGGACATCCTGGAGCCAATCAAGTAA
- a CDS encoding GntR family transcriptional regulator codes for MSEAPILPHKEIIDGPTPKHAQLREILAEVCRTTLKPGDPLPGERLLEDFYGVSRITVRRAIGDLVAAGRLRRVRGKGTFVAPNPLVSRLHLASFSDEMGAQDVSASSRILLSGRATAPTDVNKFFQTEESTPHIHLRRLRLGDGEPYSIDDGWYNSELAPTLLENDVYNSVYSILENDFDLPISGADQTVTAVAADEEVASLLDVTPGTPLLHIIRYSSSGDKPVEWCSSVYRTDRYRLSTRIARALEF; via the coding sequence ATGTCCGAAGCGCCGATTCTTCCCCACAAGGAAATTATTGATGGCCCGACGCCGAAGCATGCCCAATTGCGCGAAATCCTCGCCGAGGTGTGCCGCACTACTTTAAAACCGGGCGATCCCCTGCCTGGTGAACGGCTTTTGGAAGATTTCTATGGCGTCTCGCGCATCACGGTACGCAGAGCAATTGGCGATCTAGTCGCGGCCGGCCGCCTGCGGCGTGTGCGCGGCAAGGGTACCTTCGTTGCCCCTAACCCACTGGTCTCACGCCTGCACTTGGCGTCTTTTTCCGATGAGATGGGCGCGCAAGATGTCTCTGCGAGCTCACGGATTTTGCTTTCCGGCCGGGCCACAGCACCGACTGATGTCAATAAGTTCTTTCAAACCGAAGAAAGTACTCCGCACATTCACCTGCGCCGCTTGCGCCTTGGCGACGGTGAGCCCTACTCCATCGATGATGGCTGGTACAACTCCGAACTGGCGCCAACTTTGCTCGAGAATGACGTTTATAACTCCGTCTATTCAATTTTAGAAAATGATTTTGACCTGCCCATTTCCGGCGCAGATCAAACCGTGACCGCCGTGGCAGCCGACGAAGAAGTCGCATCGCTTCTCGATGTCACCCCTGGCACACCACTTTTGCACATCATTAGATATTCCAGCTCAGGGGATAAACCCGTAGAGTGGTGTTCATCTGTATATCGCACTGACCGTTACCGACTGTCCACCCGAATTGCTCGCGCGCTGGAATTCTAG
- a CDS encoding septum formation family protein, whose protein sequence is MTTASTSKAWRSAAAPRIALVAAACAAAFLGTYDYVSGNAAQIAAESDVINTTTSAPSPGNSSTPFTEASAGDCVTWDVGSDGNFSNFNVTDCADEHRFEVATVENLAIYPTSEFGPEAEIPDLDRQAQLREELCQGSTLNYLDGQFDPAGKYSIAPILPPADAWVNGDRTMLCGLQTTNEEGIPQRTEGRVSEVDQANIAQPGECREISDDQVLRTVDCAQPHQMETISVVNLAEEFSRGTPSIDDQNDFLASRCADDAIAYLGDEENLYQSTLQPYWGTISETSWNGGTRSVNCSLIHAGDDGDSFSEIVGTATDGRDGFTINGKAPEKQPERNPLRGSEDNNSPAPSTPASGDSTSGDSAASEPEAAPAQ, encoded by the coding sequence ATGACTACTGCAAGCACATCGAAGGCCTGGAGATCCGCGGCCGCCCCACGCATTGCACTTGTCGCTGCTGCTTGTGCCGCTGCATTTTTAGGCACTTACGATTACGTCAGTGGCAACGCTGCACAAATTGCAGCTGAGTCCGATGTCATCAATACCACTACTTCTGCGCCATCGCCGGGCAATAGTTCTACGCCTTTTACCGAAGCTAGCGCCGGTGATTGTGTCACCTGGGATGTGGGAAGCGATGGTAATTTCTCTAATTTCAACGTTACCGATTGCGCCGATGAGCACCGATTCGAAGTCGCGACCGTAGAGAACTTGGCTATCTACCCCACCAGCGAATTCGGTCCTGAGGCTGAGATTCCGGATTTGGATCGCCAAGCTCAGCTGCGTGAAGAGCTATGCCAAGGGTCCACGCTGAATTACCTCGACGGACAGTTCGATCCTGCGGGTAAGTATTCTATTGCTCCTATTTTGCCGCCAGCCGATGCTTGGGTCAATGGCGATCGCACCATGCTCTGCGGTCTACAAACCACCAATGAAGAAGGCATCCCGCAGCGCACCGAAGGCCGCGTCTCAGAAGTAGACCAAGCAAATATTGCCCAGCCTGGCGAGTGCCGTGAGATCAGCGATGACCAAGTGCTGCGCACCGTCGATTGCGCACAACCGCACCAGATGGAAACCATCTCCGTGGTCAACCTGGCTGAAGAATTCTCGCGCGGTACTCCATCTATCGACGACCAGAATGATTTCCTTGCTTCACGATGCGCCGATGATGCCATCGCTTATCTTGGCGATGAGGAAAATCTCTACCAATCCACACTGCAGCCTTACTGGGGAACCATTTCAGAAACTTCCTGGAATGGCGGTACGCGTTCGGTGAACTGTTCCTTGATCCATGCCGGCGATGATGGCGATTCCTTCTCTGAAATCGTTGGCACCGCCACCGATGGCCGCGATGGTTTCACTATCAACGGCAAGGCTCCCGAAAAGCAGCCTGAGCGCAATCCCCTGCGTGGTTCCGAAGACAATAACAGCCCCGCTCCTAGCACTCCTGCCAGTGGCGATTCCACCAGTGGCGATTCAGCAGCAAGCGAGCCCGAGGCTGCACCAGCGCAGTAG
- a CDS encoding metallopeptidase family protein — MVEVTEERFDEMVNDALDKIPDQFVAKMRNLVILVRDFNEDSPGILGLYEGVSLTERTHHHTGFLPDAIFIYRGALQNMCSTEEQLAHEVKVTVFHELGHYFGFSEEELHRLGWG; from the coding sequence ATGGTGGAAGTTACTGAAGAGCGTTTCGATGAAATGGTCAACGATGCTCTGGACAAAATCCCAGACCAATTCGTTGCCAAGATGCGCAATCTGGTCATCCTGGTGCGCGATTTCAACGAAGACAGCCCCGGCATTTTAGGGCTCTACGAAGGCGTATCACTGACCGAGCGCACCCACCACCACACCGGCTTTTTACCCGACGCCATCTTCATCTATCGCGGTGCACTTCAAAATATGTGCTCCACCGAAGAGCAACTAGCCCACGAAGTTAAAGTCACCGTCTTCCACGAACTCGGACACTACTTCGGCTTTAGCGAAGAAGAACTCCACCGCCTCGGCTGGGGGTAA